The region CTGGTCTTGTCTGAAACAGATCAAAAGTGCTGGTATAAAACGCCGTAGCCAAATCCAATATGCACTATCCCTCCTGATTAAAGTAACATATAGGAACTAGGGAGGTAGAAGTTAGACCTGGAACCCATCTCTCCTTCCTGTATATCTATCTCTGTTCCCTATTTACATgtataataacaaaaatatggAGATGTCCAAGAGGACACCATCTTCGGCCATGGCTATCTTTCTTGTATTTGCTCTTTTTATCCAACATTTCTCAGCAGTGCAATCGATAGGTGTTAACTATGGTACCGTTGCAGACAACCTTCCGCCACCGGCTCAAGTTGTTCAATTCATCAAAGACAAAACCTTCATAGACCGCGTGAAGATATTCGATGTCAACCCCGACATCATCCGGGCCTTCGCCAACACCGGAATCTTGCTCACCGTCACGGTCCCCAACGGAGAGATCCCCAACCTCACCAACATCAGATACGCTCGCAGATGGGTGAATGAGCACATCAAGCCATTCTACCCGCAAACCAAAATCAACTACATTGCCGTAGGAAATGAGGTCCTCCACTGGGGACCCCAGAATCTAATCGACAACCTCGTTGCTGCCATGAGGACCCTTCACCAGGCTCTCGTCAAGAATGGCATCACAGATATAAAGGTGACGTCACCACATTCTCTAGGCATTCTCGAATCTGCTAAGCCGCCCAGCCTGGCTAAATTCAGGCCTGGTTGGGATGTAGGTGTTTTGGCACCCATGTTGCAATTTTTACGCGAAACCAAGTCTCCTTTTATGGTCAATCCGTACCCGTATTTCGGTTTCGACCCCAAGGAGATTGACTTCGATCTCTTCAGACCAAACAGAGGATATTACGACAGGTTTTCCAAGAGGAGTTACGCGAACCAGTTTGATTTGCTGTTGGATGCGGTTTTTATGTCTATGAAGAGACTGGGATATGCGGATGTGGACATTGTGGCAGCCGAGACGGGTTGGCCATCCCAAGGGGAAACATTTGAGCCACAATGCACTCCTGCTAATGCTGCTGCGTATAACGGAGGATTGGTGAAGAAGTACAACTCTGGGACTGGGACTCCATTGATGCCGCACAGGAAGATTGAGACGTACATCTTTGCCTTGTTCAATGAGAATCAGAAACCGGGTTCATTGGCTGAGAGAAGCTGGGGATTGTTCAGGCCTGATTTTACTCCTGTTTATGACGTTGGAATTATGCGGGGGGGACAGGTATGAAATTCGGACTCTTATAACTATTATTGCCTTAATTATGAAGTACTTATGCCGTCTCTTGAATTTGAAGTCTTTTCATAGATGCCCTTTTTACTAGTACTCCGTCCACGCCTTACCATAATGCAATTAGAAGATGAATTGAAAATCACCCCAATATCTGCATTTAATTTATACGTGTTAATTTATATTCTCCCAGTTAAGAGCTAAGACAACAATGGTTGCATGAGCATGCATTAATTCTGCTGTAATCAATCCTTCAAATACGAGTCCTTTCACTGAAGATTGCCTATTGATAATGAATTATGGTAAAGTTCCTCCCTTTACTTTAAACACAGCATTTGTCTGTTTTGTTATTGGAATCTTCAAAAATTAGGCCGACATTTGAACATGGAACACGAAGCATCGTTTGTCTGTTTTGCTTTTAGGCTTTAGCCTTTAGGAGCAGTAGGGACACCGCATTTGAACTTTTATCCCATTTCAACCTCATATGTTTGACAAAATTACGGGATAGCGAAATGTGAAAAATAGAGGAGTGTGGGGCTCTGGCGAAGGCTACATCTGTTCCGTGTTGGACTGCTCCGATTTCCGCGTTGAACCTTGGGACGATAAATGATTCTTCTGACGAAGATTCATTGGGTGAAATTTCAAATCCATAaatgactaaataaataaataaataactgcATCATCCAATTAATTACTTAAAATTTGCATGTAGTGGTGGTATTAATGCAAAGCAGAAGACGACACTTAGGCTggaaattaaatttactaactgTAAACAAAATGTTTGAATTAGCAGAAGAAATTTGATTCTTCTACTTTGAGGAATGTTAGAGTCGGAATGGTTCGTTCTAATCCTCGATCGATGCCCTCTCTAAAATGAGTCAGTCAGGAATCTGGTGCTGTCGCCTTTAACCCTTTCCACCTTTACactattgctttttttttttttttggccctgGGTCTTGGAGGGACCAGTCGGCTAAATCTTGTCCCATTTTCTTTTGACCTTCAGAAACAGCAATCAGAAATTACCCCGAGCAGGCACGGATTTAAGGGGGGGCtggtgggggcttaagccccccccccccaagccgccggaaaaccccctatatataggggattCCAAATGCTTGCTTCTAAAATGCAGTAGGTAACTAGGTAGGTAGGTAGGTACTACCTTTCTCTTCCTATGTGTCTCTTAGGATACTGGTATTATtgtctgaaattttcaatagttatTTATGTTTTCACCTGCTGGTGAtgtaataacttggattttccTAAAATGTTTTGAGCAGGTCTGAACTCTGTAGTTATTCATCATATATTCTGGACTTTGTTAGAGCCTGTGAGACTCGGAAACATAGAGCCTGGGAAAcatagccttttttttttatttcagatGTTTGGTTGTTGGCAAAGTATTTTTTGTGCATCGCTGTCATGAACTATATGGTGGAGTGGGCTTTCTTTTGTTGATCAAGAAGCTTGCCAACAATAGTTGTTGGTGCTGTTTTAAATGTATGTTCTGGAACAAAGAATGCTGTAAATGTATTTCCTGGAATTTAGAAAAGTTCTTGATTTAACGCTTATGACATCCCTTGCACTTCAAGAAGAATTAAATTTGCAATTACTATCAAAGTTTTCCTGCTATTTCGCTTTTTGACCGccttagttttttattttatttcgaATTCTGATCATGAAATCAATAAGCAGGGTGACTGATAGATTATTGATAGTTTAGAGTATTTTTTTGGAGCATTTTGAGATTTCCAAGAACTTATCAAATTCATATGAAAGGGGcaatttttaa is a window of Coffea eugenioides isolate CCC68of unplaced genomic scaffold, Ceug_1.0 ScVebR1_1630;HRSCAF=2512, whole genome shotgun sequence DNA encoding:
- the LOC113755623 gene encoding glucan endo-1,3-beta-glucosidase-like, which encodes MYNNKNMEMSKRTPSSAMAIFLVFALFIQHFSAVQSIGVNYGTVADNLPPPAQVVQFIKDKTFIDRVKIFDVNPDIIRAFANTGILLTVTVPNGEIPNLTNIRYARRWVNEHIKPFYPQTKINYIAVGNEVLHWGPQNLIDNLVAAMRTLHQALVKNGITDIKVTSPHSLGILESAKPPSLAKFRPGWDVGVLAPMLQFLRETKSPFMVNPYPYFGFDPKEIDFDLFRPNRGYYDRFSKRSYANQFDLLLDAVFMSMKRLGYADVDIVAAETGWPSQGETFEPQCTPANAAAYNGGLVKKYNSGTGTPLMPHRKIETYIFALFNENQKPGSLAERSWGLFRPDFTPVYDVGIMRGGQSSQPVPVPAAPALQGKKWCVPKAGATDAALQSNIDYVCSQGLDCSPIQAEGACFNPNNVRSHAGFVMNSWYQSKGKADYNCDFSQTGFLTSTNPSYGTCQYTS